Within the Ignavibacteria bacterium genome, the region TGCTAATATACCTTCTCCTTTTAAGACCGAAACCCCTTTATCTGTAGCTATCCATTTATTGCCATCTCTATCAACAGCTACTGATTTAACCAACTTAGCATCCAAACCAGAATTAGAGCTGTCAAAAACGACCCATGTCTTTCCGTCAAACTTACCCAGGCCGTTATCCGTTCCAAGCCAGAGGTTATTCTTCTGATCAAAGCATATTGAATATATATAGTTAGAGCTTAAACCCGAATTGGTTTTATTGTATACTGACCAGTTATTGCCGTCAAATTTGACTACTCCACTATTTTTAGTCCCAATCCATTTATTCCCTTGTTGATCTGAGGCAACTACAGTAACCAGATCCTGTGGAAGTCCTGAATTGGACTTATCATATACTGTCCACGTTGTGTCGTTATACTCAATCAGTTCCCCATATGTTGAGGTTCCAAGCCATTTATTCTCATTCTCATCAATTAAGATGGAATTAACTATGTACATTCCTGGGAAACCGGAATTTGAGGTACTATAAAATTTCCAGTCCTGGCCGTCAAATTTTAACAGGCCGGCAGTGTAATCTATTCCAAGCCATTTATTACCCTTGGAATCTACGGCAACTGATGTTACGTAATTTCCAGGCAGCCCGAAATTTGTGCTGTTATACACTGTCCAGGTCGTATCATCAAATCTGAAGAGGCCAAGGTCTGATCCGATCCATTTATACCCCTGAAGGTCTATTGCGATTGAAGTGATTTGTGCATTGGAGACTCCGGTTAAAGTAGGGCGATAGACGGTCCATTCAGTTCCGTCATATTTTGTTAATACAGAATTATCTGCCATCCATTTATTATTGTGGCTGTCTATGGCAATCTGGTTGGTCCCGGTATACAGAAGACCTGAGTTGGAAGTCCTGTACACCGTCCATTTCTGGTCATCGAACCTGGAAATCCTGTAAGTTGTTCCCACCCACTTATTCCCCTTATCATCAATTACCACAGATAAAACCTGATTTTCCGGCAGTTCGGAATTGGAGTTATTGAATACTGTCCAGTTTTTGCCGTCAAATTTTGCAAGGCCTGCATTTGTGGCGATCCACTTATTTCCCAGGGAATCCACTGCAATTGACCGGATCCCGTTATCCGGTAATCTCGAGTTAGAAGGGTCATATATTGTCCATGTACTATCGTCAAATTTGACAAGTCCGGCATAGCAAGACATCCACTTATTTCCCTCTTTGTCAATTGCAAGAGTAAGAAAATTATAGTCTGGTAATCCGGAATTGGAACGGTTATATACAGTCCATGTGGTATCATTGTATTTTAACAACCCGCCTCCGTTGCAAGCAAACCATTTGTTCCCCTTTTTATCAACTACAACAGAAATGACATATCCGACTGGAGTAATAGAACCGTTTATTTTATAGACAGTCCAGTTTTTCCCATCGAATTTAGCAGCTCTCAGGCCGTTTGCAATCCACAGATTGTCATGCTGATCCAAGGCAATCGACAAGACGTAGTTTTCCGGCAAATCCGAATTTGAAGTATTATATACGGTCCATGTAGTGTCGTTGTATTTTACGAGTCCTAAATCCGTGCCGATCCATTTATTCCCTTGGCGATCTATTGTAATTGCATTAACGTGATGTCCTGGTAAGCCGGAATTCTCAGCGCTGTAGATATCTTTTTCACCAGTCAACATATTCAATTTGGTTAGATAGTTTCCGGTTCCGATCCACAGGAATTGCCCATCAACTGCCTGGCAACTTACAACACTTTGAGGCTTGTAGTTAATCCACTCATCTGACTGGCTATAAACAAAAGATGAAAAGAAAAGAAAAATGGAGAGAATTTTTAGAAGTTTCATCAGCAACCTTATTTATTACTAAAACTGTAGAACTCTAAGTGAAAGCATGAAAGGCCATGGCTTTTTCTGCGTTTCAAGTTTAGAAAATTTGAAAGAAAAATACAAATCAGTTTTGAGTCAGTAATTTTTAAGTTATAGTTAATTGTCTCAAAAAAATTAATCTCTCAATATATAATATGGTGACGGAGGGCGATTTCGGAAAATTTTCCTGAAAAATAAAAAAGTGAAATATTTTCATTTGGGCCACACAGAATGGCGGTTCATAAGAAGAGCGAGGGAAGTGCAAAGGAAGTGCAAAGATGCAAAAAGCCCAAAACCGTTTTCAAGTCCGTCTTTGAGCTTTTATGAGAAGGGGGAGATGATGAGTAGGGCTTCAAAATATTTAGAAATTATGCTGTTTTAAACATTTCCGTTTAGCCGACGTACTGAAAATTTCCTGCTGCTTTTAAGTCATCATCTTAGATAATCACCCATGAAGTCCATATCATTAATTACTAAGAATATTATTGTCTTCAATATATTTTATTCCCTTAGGGGAAATATAAATATCTTTGGTTGAATTATTGTATTCTAAAAGTTTTTCTTTATGCAGAGGAATTAAAACATCTCTTCTGTAATTTGACGGTTTTACAATTTCAAGCCATTCTATTAATTCCGATTCCTGTAAATGCCGATTTGCTGAATGAAGAAGAACGAGAGTTTTGTCTTTGAATGTTAACCCATTTTTTAGAATTCTCCGTTTCCCATCTACCTCCCAAACAATTGGGCTTTTTCTCTCAACAAGTGAATCAACAATTTCAGAGGCGGTTACCATATCTGCATTATGAAATACCCTAACAAGTTCAGACATTAGCCACTTACTCATATATAGCACCGCGACTGCATCCATATGATTGGGGTTTACATCTCCACTTACATGCCCAACTCCACGATTATTACGTATTTCATAAAGAGCGATAATCATTCTAGGAATTTGAATTCTCAATGAACGGGTTATGTTGGGAGTGTTTTCTAAAGCTCTGCATGCATCAACCATATTATTTGGTTTGCTGGGTGCAGGAGGATATGTGCCGCCAATATAACCTTTAATTATAGTGTATATGATTTCGCATAATTTCCCGCCATTTAGTTCTGAAGGTTCCCATCTTTGCTCAATAAAGTTCTTCTGTATTTCATTATAACTTTCAATGAGAGGAATTCGCAATCCGTCTGGAATCGTCGCAAACACTGCAAACTGATTCATTTGTTGACCTGTACTCATAATTCATTTTTACCTTTTGCTGGTAAGTCATGCTCAACATAATCCTCCCCAAGATTAGTTAAAACAATACTTTTTAATGATGAAGTATCCACCCATCCCTTTTGACTTGATAACACAGTTAATGTTGTAGTAAGATTTGCCGGTGTCCTCCATCCAGCATCTTTAAAACACGTAAAGACATAATTTGCGTCAATATTTTCGATGTTGAGATTCATTTTTAAATAATATACAGCAACCAAACATTTTTCTTGGTCGGATTTGGGATCTTTTTCTTTAACAAACTCCTTAAAGGATTTTACTCCATCTGGTCTAAGACTTATCTCTTTGACGATTGAAAAGGTAGTTTTTCTTGCGCTCTTTGATTTCCCGTTAGAGCTTTTGGCTATTTTTGTTTTTTCTTGTGCTGCGGCTATGGGCTGATCAATGATAGTAACTGGTAATTGTTGTATCTGAGGTGATTTTAAATATTTTGAATTAACCCATGTTAAAA harbors:
- a CDS encoding T9SS type A sorting domain-containing protein gives rise to the protein MKLLKILSIFLFFSSFVYSQSDEWINYKPQSVVSCQAVDGQFLWIGTGNYLTKLNMLTGEKDIYSAENSGLPGHHVNAITIDRQGNKWIGTDLGLVKYNDTTWTVYNTSNSDLPENYVLSIALDQHDNLWIANGLRAAKFDGKNWTVYKINGSITPVGYVISVVVDKKGNKWFACNGGGLLKYNDTTWTVYNRSNSGLPDYNFLTLAIDKEGNKWMSCYAGLVKFDDSTWTIYDPSNSRLPDNGIRSIAVDSLGNKWIATNAGLAKFDGKNWTVFNNSNSELPENQVLSVVIDDKGNKWVGTTYRISRFDDQKWTVYRTSNSGLLYTGTNQIAIDSHNNKWMADNSVLTKYDGTEWTVYRPTLTGVSNAQITSIAIDLQGYKWIGSDLGLFRFDDTTWTVYNSTNFGLPGNYVTSVAVDSKGNKWLGIDYTAGLLKFDGQDWKFYSTSNSGFPGMYIVNSILIDENENKWLGTSTYGELIEYNDTTWTVYDKSNSGLPQDLVTVVASDQQGNKWIGTKNSGVVKFDGNNWSVYNKTNSGLSSNYIYSICFDQKNNLWLGTDNGLGKFDGKTWVVFDSSNSGLDAKLVKSVAVDRDGNKWIATDKGVSVLKGEGILAEVKTDKVSHPEMFSLSQNYPNPFNPSTKISFTIPEGRFVKLTVHDMLGKEVAALANEFRSPGMHTVQFNASNLPSGMYIYSIQAGEFRSSKKLLLIK